gtttttatttgaagAGATTACTGTGTTAAAGGAATAACAATAGAAACAGTTTTTCACGAGTTTCTAATCCTACTGTTTTCATAAAAGTCCTTTCTATTAGAAtactaaaagaaaagaaaaaaagttcagTAGTCTAAATATTtaatccaaaaaaaaaaaattcaagggAGGAAAACCAAATGTTTAGTTTAAAAGCATTATTGCCATTAGCCTTGTTGTTGGTTAGCATTAACCCTGCTGCCGCTAAAGTTCACAAGGCTAAAATTTACAAGCACAAATTATCCGATGAAATGAAGGAAGTCACTTTTGACCAACACTTGGCTCATTTGGGCCAAAAATATTTGActcaatttgaaaaagctAATCCCGAAGTTGTTTTTTCCAGGGAGCATCCCTTTTTCACTGAAGGTGGTCACGACGTTCCATTAACAAATTACTTGAACGCTCAATATTACACTGATATTACCTTAGGTACCCCACCTCAGAACTTCAAAGTTATTCTGGATACcggttcttcaaatctttggGTTCCAAGTAACGAATGTGGTTCTTTAGCTTGCTTCCTACACTCCAAGTATGATCATGAAGCTTCGTCAAGTTATAAAGCTAATGGTACCGAATTTGCCATCCAGTATGGTACAGGATCCTTGGAAGGTTACATCTCACAAGACACTTTGTCCATTGGAGACTTGACTATTCCAAAACAAGATTTTGCTGAAGCTACCAGTGAACCAGGTCTAACATTCGCGTTTGGTAAGTTCGATGGTATTTTAGGGTTGGGTTACGATACCATTTCTGTTGACAAGGTGGTTCCCCCATTCTACAACGCTATTCAACAAGATTTGTtggatgaaaagaaatttgcCTTTTATTTGGGAGATACTTCTAAAGACAGTGAAAATGGCGGTGAAGCCACCTTTGGTGGTATTGACGAATCCAAATTTAAGGGTGATATTACTTGGTTACCAGTTCGTCGTAAGGCTTATTGGGAAGTCAAATTTGAAGGTATTGGTTTAGGCGATGAGTACGCCGAATTAGAGAGCCATGGTGCTGCCATCGATACTGGTACCTCTTTGATTACTTTACCATCAGGGTTGGCAGAAATGATCAATGCAGAACTAGGTGCCAAAAAAGGTTGGACTGGTCAATACACTCTAGATTGTAACACTAGAGATAGTCTACCAGATTTAATTTTCAACTTCAACGGTTACAATTACACTATTGGACCTTACGATTACACACTCGAAGTATCAGGCTCTTGTATCTCCGCAATCACACCAATGGATTTCCCAGAACCTGTTGGCCCCTTGGCCATTATTGGTGATGCCTTTTTGCGTAAATACTACTCCATTTACGATTTGGGTAACAATGCCGTTGGTTTAGCTAAGGCAATTTAAGTTaaaccttttctttcttttgcgCCCTGTTTTCCTTCCGCCATCTTGAAGAATGCTTccataaataaaaatagcaAACAATACTTATAGtgtattcaaaaatataataataaggCATACTATCTTACTTTAAGTGCAAAAGCTCATTGTCTTCACGTAGTATTCTAGATAGCTCTTTACTCCACGGTCGGTAGTATCTCTGAAGTGAACAATGCGGGTAGCTTAGAGATGCGGCTCGAAAATCTCCTTGTTTATACTTTTCCAATAGCGGAACAATTGATGATAAAACAATGTAAGCAGAAGggaacagaaaaaaaagaaatacaCTACAGAGATTAACAGGCTGCGCTGTAGCCATTCTTGAAATCGAAACAATTAGAGCACTAATACACATCTGACCATACTAATAAGTTCTTTTTGATGATCCAAAAAATGAGCCCAAGCCTGAGAAGGCCACCTACGAGATCTAGTTCTGGCTCAAGCAATATACCACAATCGCCCTCTGTACGATcaacttcatcattttcaaatctaaCAAGAAACTCGATACGAAATGTGTCGAGTTCGGGATCTCAATCAATTTCCTCATCGAGCACAAGAAGTAACTCACCACTTAGATCTGTTTCAACCAAATCTGATCCTTTCCTTCATCCAGGCAGGATAAGGGCCAGAAGAAGTGATAGTATCAACAACATCTCGAGGAAAAATGACACTTACACAGGATCAATCACTGTGACGATTCGACCAAAGCCACGAAGTGTAGGTCCCTCTCATGATAATATGGGGCTCAAAACACCTAGACACTTTCAATCACGAACCAATTCACAACAAGGTGGTAATACATTTACCAGAGACCCTTGGTTTATTACTAATGACAGAACAATAGTACATGAAGAAATTGGAGAGTTCAAGTTTGATCATGTGTTTGCTTCTCATTGCACCAATTTAGAAGTCTACGAGAAAACCAGTAAACCAATGATCGATAAACTATTGATGGGGTTTAATGCCACCATTTTTGCATATGGTATGACTGGTTCAGGTAAGACGTTTACAATGAGTGGGAATGAACAAGAATTAGGACTAATCCCTTTATCTGTGTCGTATTTATTTACTAATATCATGGAACAGTCAATGAACGGggataaaaaatttgacgTGGTAATATCGTACCTCGAAATTTACAATGAAAGGATTTACGATCTCTTAGAAAGTGGATTAGAGGAGTCAGGTAGCAGACTAGGCACTCCCTCGAGGTCATATATGAGTAAGAACAACAGCAATGCATTGGGTGTAGAATTGAAGATTAGAGATGACTCTCAGTATGGGGTCAAAGTTATTGGTCTCACTGAAAGGAGATGCGAAAGCAGTGAAGACTTATTAAGATGGATTGCAGTCGGTGAtaaaagcagaaaaattGGTGAAACAGATTATAATGCAAGAAGTTCCCGTTCTCATGCCATTGTACTAATTCGTCTAACGAGCACAGACGTGAGGGACGGTACATCAAGATCAAGTACATTGTCTTTGTGTGACTTAGCAGGTTCCGAAAGGGCAACGGGGCAACAGGAGAGGAGAAAGGAAGGGTCTTTCATCAACAAATCGCTACTGGCTTTGGGGACTGTAATATCCAAACTAAGTGCCGACAAGACAAACTCAGTAGGCTCAATTATTCCCACAACTCCAACAAGTAGCGGtaacagcagcagcagcagcagcagcagcagtgGGAGTATTGTTAGTAACAGTAATACTTCAAGCAATCACATACCATACCGAGATTCTAAATTGACGAGATTATTGCAACCAGCGCTCAGTGGAGATAGCATAGTGACAACAATATGTACAGTGGATACCAGAAATGATGCAGCAGCGGAAACTATGAATACGTTGAGGTTTGCATCGAGAGCCAAGAATGTCTCGCTTCATGTATCTAAAAAATCCATAATCAACAATGGCAATTACGATGGAGATAAAGACCGCACTATTGAGTTGCTGAGACGCCAATTGGAAGATCAACACCGGCTGATCTCTGAACTAAAGGACCGCGCAAATCTAGGTGAGCGTTCAACCCAATCCTCGAATGAAAACAACTACAAGGATAACAACGTCATCGTTAGTCATAAAGATCCGAACTTGGCTTTAATGAAAGCGGAAAATAGAATACTGAAATATAAACTGGACAACTGCGAAAAACTACTCGATAAGGACGTTGTCGATTTACAAGATTCTGAGATTATGGAAATTGTAGAAATGCTACCTTTAGAGGTTGGCACTCTATTAGAGACAAAAATCCAAGGTCTAGAATCGCAAATAAGGCAGTATAGGAAATACACTCAAAAACTTGAGGATAAGATTATGGCAATGGAGAAAAGTGGGTACAATGCAAAGCTGTCGGCCCCATGCGATGGTACAGAAGTGATGGAATTACAGAAGATGCTTGAGAGAAAGGATAAGATGATTGAGGCCCTGCAGTGTGCCAAACGACTACGAGACAGGGCTTTGAAACCGCTCACTAATACCCAACAGTCACCACTTTCTGTCGTCCAAAACGATAAATTAACCAGATAAGGCCCCAGATTTCACGTTTGTCTTCTTTGTGCGATTCTTTCTGTGGACTGCGCCTCCGCTTGCCCGGTACTTGCCTTGATGGGATCTTTGCTTAGAAAGTTCCGCatgaattttattttccagGCACTTCTCGTTAAAAGTAGACAAAACATGGATTTACGAGGTTCGTTTCAGTGCtgtatcaaaaaatttgtcatCAGCTAATAAAGATCCAGAGGTTTTGGGGTTATTTTGGGGTTGTTTCGGATCTGTTTCGAGCTAAGTAATAGATGTACTAAAGGGCTTAATATATAAGTAATTACTTAGGTCCAGTAGTTGGAACTTCCCATACCTCTTTGAACGAGCCTTATATTACAGATGTTTTTATAAgcttatatatatacatatatacatatatacataagTATATTATTAGATATCAGATAGCGTTTTGCTTTAACTGCGACGAAGCACcaaattgaaagaaaataagaaacaGTAAGAATAGCAATGATTGCAGActcatcaattttgaaaaagcgTACATCAACTAAGAGAAGCACACGAATAGTCTCTCTAACACTCGTTTTACTCGGAATAGTGAGCTTTTTAGTGCTTACATGGAATGATTCCTTGGAATTCTCTGAAAATTCCACCGATCTTAGCCaaagcagaaaagaaaataaagaagaggaCAAAAAGAGGTTGATTTATAAATTACCGAACTTGTTGAAGACAGTGGATAGTCTTCTAGAAAGTAAGGAAAATGAACTATATTTCCTGAAagtcaaagaagaaatttcgCACATTCAAAGTGAAGTTGAAGTCGATATACCAGCGCCTTCATCTATGATTTCATCGacattttcttccacaTCTTCTCCAACGGACGATATTGTGACAAGTTCGACGACCTCAACGATAAATTCACAGTCATCTTCTATGATCTCGCAGAAAAAGTATGATTACAAGAATTTTGACCCCAAAGCGAATTTTTTagatataataaaaaccTCACCAGCGGTGCTGTTCATCAAATCGTCACAATCAGattcaattttcttgagaaatttactacaaaaagaatttgagaTTTCACCTGAATTGGCTACTGTCGATTTAGAGAAACACTCTCGCGGCTACGAACTAGAGAAGTACatcaaacaaaataaacTAAATATTGATCCTGATATTGCCTTGGAATCCATCCATCCACCTTACCTATTTTTGAATGGAGTTTCCCTAATAAATAATGGGATAGAGAAAGATATAATTGAACCTCATTCAAAGGGATCGTTACTATCCGTTTTGAAGTCTGAAGCGCGCGGTAATCTACttgtggaaaaaaaagacatcCCATCTAACTCGTGATTCACTATCCCCATTGGCAAGCAGTCTCGCAATTGAAAAACGTTTTAAGTATTCCCCAAAACCTGCAATCGCAGCTCTCTATATAATATACATACCCATAATATAGTCATTGCATCTCTTATCTTACTACTCTACTTTGATCAGAATTCAACCGTCCAATTTGTAGATATCTATGCCATTATCTCTATTCGCTTTCGTGGATTcatgttcttcttctcttgaGTGCTCTTCGTTTTCAGAACACACCTCCATCAGgttgttttcttcacttACTGGCTCATAATTAAAAAAGCATTCCCCCCACATGCAAAATATTCCTTTCATATATCCATTTTCCTTAACATATAATACTTTACATTTGGCAAATGGGCCTAGTATTTTCCTCGTAGCTCGAGAAAGCTGACTCAAGTCAGAATTCCTTGGAAGAAACATAATTACATTAGGGCTTAGTTTAAGAAAGCTTTTGAGCAACTTAGTAATCCCCATTGGCATTAAATTATGCTCTAAATCATACACATCATTTTTTAAGTACTCTGGACCACCCCACGGTGGTGACCCAAAAACGCAATCGTACTTTACTTTGGAAAGCTTATTTTTAGAGACTAGCTTTTTCCAGGAGCCCCGTTTCAGCCATATTCTATCATCCACACCATAGCTTTGCGCATTCTTTGCAGTGCAATATATGTGATCAATACTGTAGTCCACACCATAGACATAAGGGAATTGCATAGCAAACTGTATGGTGTTACCGCCCCCACCACAGAAAACATCTAATATCCTTTCAGCATTTGGCATGCATGCCTTCACAAAATTTGTTAGGAAGCACGCAATTCTTTCAGGCGTCACACTGAACCACAGCTCATCTGTCATGTATATCGGCGACGTATCTATCTTCGAAAACAAATGACGTCTATTTTTCCAGTACTTATAAAGTTTCCCATTGTGTAATGGCTTTGATGATTCTATCTTGTAAGCATTATTTTCTAACAAATTGATTAGAGTTTTAAACTTGGAATGATGCTTTCTTTTACGTGCTGTCTGCCTTATTCTCGAAGCATGAATAAAAGTTCTTCCCATCACTTAAGTAATTCGAACagctttcttcttttcactACTTATTATTCGCCTgcagaaaaatatataattgCAAATAGTTAATGCAACGAAACAGTTACTCGCTACTCGAGGAATAACTCCCCTATACTCTCTCATTCATCAGGGTGCGATGAACCtgagaatttttcattcattattttcatgtGGAAATAATCGGAAAAGGCGATGGCTGGCGAggattaaaaaaaaggctGCTTCTGCCATGACATATGCAATTCGATATTTAGTTATTTAGATAAAGAATCGCCATGCCTATCCTTCAGGAAAGGCTGCAATTGGGGGGGGGGGGATCCGATTGCTGGGTTTTAGTAGGTCATCAATTATTGTACAAATGtgttgtatatatatatttaaaatGCTCGATAATAGTTAGGCCAGCAATTTAACGGCTTAGCAAGGTAGCTAGGTTCAAAATTATTTAACAAAGTGCTTAAGTATATCTGAATTATCCTCTACACTAGTCCATTATAAGATAATGATTATCAGAGCCCCAATTAGAACAAAAACCAAGTCGTTTAGAGGTGATCAAATGgatttcaaatttccaTCTAACGAAAGCCTACCAAGGGGAACATTAGAAGAATATCATATGAataatcatcatcttttgaATGATGTGTTTGCTGCAGAAAATGGGGCTACGCGCGATGAAGATGCAAATTCCCAGATACTATCTGATTATACGTCTGCGTCCAATACAAATACAAATTCTGGTTACTCATCGAATGGATACTACTCATTTGCTAATATTTCCGATAACACTACATCCTCCCCACGCATAATAGCCAACCAGAATGAAGTTATTAATAGATTAACAACCTCGGACTCAAATAAAAGTGACTATATCGCTTCACATGATTCTCAAGGTAACGATTCTCTACATTATAGCAGTTCAAGTGTAGTAAGAAATCAGCTACATTCAATGGAAGTTATTCCGGAGGGAAACGTGGCCGGCTCAATATCAACAGCTTCCCAGACCATTCCAACGGCAGATAACGCTTCCTACAAtatatcttcatcttctgcaTCAACAATATCACTTAAGAAATCGACATCTAAAAGAGATATTCCACTGTCGATGCAAGAAACTAAATCCAAAGGAAAATCGAAGTCAGAAAAACATACAAAGGCTACTGGAAAAAAGAGTGGCCCAGTACCGAAGCCTAAAAAGAGATTAAACAGGATACCTACAATAAAAAGAGTCGAGTCCTCGGAATCTTCCAATTATAGGTACAGTTCAGGTGGTAGCAGTAAATCAATTAGTCCCCATTGTTGCTTAAAAAGATCAAAGGCCATTAGATGCAAAGGCGGACTCTTGTACTATTTCACCTCATTAGGAATtagaataaagaaaaagttattCAAACTACGATTAGtaataagaagaaaactgtTCTCATATAATGATCAAAAAGTAAATTCCACTCtaaaatccaaaaattcCAGATTCAAACCAAAGATTACCAAAAATCCGAAGAAAGGAGAGCCGGGTTCAGTAACCGGTAATAGCTGCTCTACTCCACGCCAGAAAAGGACACAGAGATATGTTTCCAATTTACAAAgatcaatatcatcaaagTCTCTAGTACCTGTACTGGCTCCACAAAATAAGTCTGACTCTTTGACAATCAATACGAAATTCGGAGCAAAGGTTCCCGAATCTGATAATCCCACAATAGTAACAAAGACGCCAAAGGGCCCTCTGGTAAGGTATACGCCATCATTACGAAGAACAAATTCTTCCATCAGAAGAGCTGCTTCTATTTTAACCTCATCAGCTGCGATGACACCGGTAAATAACagaaattctttcatttctgtATCCGATAGTATCAATCATACAGTGACTCGCAACAGCAGTGCCTACTCGAGGTCGAAATTGGTAAGGTCACAACCCTCAACGACTTTAAATGCTATTGCCAGACAACCATCGATTGTGgtagaaaacaaagttATTCCGTTATCAATGAATCGATATTCTATCAAGGAGGAAGATGAATATGTGATCGACACTAGTTCTATGAGAGGATTATCCCCCGTTAACAGTGTTTCCTCATCAGATTATCATAGAGAGTCATCAGATAGCCACTCTAGTTATGCGGATGCAATGGAAACagtagaagaaaacagCGAGGGAATATTGAAAACCGACAATAATGTCCAAACTTCGGATCTAAAACATGAGGGCATCTCTAACGAAGAGAGTTATACTTTGATGAAGCACTATTTGAGCACAATTATTGCTCAAAGAATTATGCTCAGGGTGCAAATCGCTCGTCTACAGGAGCCTAAGAATAGTGCtgtttatatgaataaatctGCAGAAacaaactccactatttaTGGTGATCTTGTTGATTCACTCTTAACTGAATATGAGACAGATGGCTGCTCATCTCAAACCTTTGATGGCACTTTAGTGAAGATTGAGGGGGATGgagaaggagaagaagacaaagaaaaagaagaaagaagtttGGTAGAAGAGGCAGATGAGTTACCGG
The DNA window shown above is from Saccharomyces mikatae IFO 1815 strain IFO1815 genome assembly, chromosome: 6 and carries:
- the PEP4 gene encoding proteinase A (similar to Saccharomyces cerevisiae PEP4 (YPL154C); ancestral locus Anc_8.677), which gives rise to MFSLKALLPLALLLVSINPAAAKVHKAKIYKHKLSDEMKEVTFDQHLAHLGQKYLTQFEKANPEVVFSREHPFFTEGGHDVPLTNYLNAQYYTDITLGTPPQNFKVILDTGSSNLWVPSNECGSLACFLHSKYDHEASSSYKANGTEFAIQYGTGSLEGYISQDTLSIGDLTIPKQDFAEATSEPGLTFAFGKFDGILGLGYDTISVDKVVPPFYNAIQQDLLDEKKFAFYLGDTSKDSENGGEATFGGIDESKFKGDITWLPVRRKAYWEVKFEGIGLGDEYAELESHGAAIDTGTSLITLPSGLAEMINAELGAKKGWTGQYTLDCNTRDSLPDLIFNFNGYNYTIGPYDYTLEVSGSCISAITPMDFPEPVGPLAIIGDAFLRKYYSIYDLGNNAVGLAKAI
- the AIM44 gene encoding Aim44p (similar to Saccharomyces cerevisiae AIM44 (YPL158C); ancestral locus Anc_8.681); the protein is MIIRAPIRTKTKSFRGDQMDFKFPSNESLPRGTLEEYHMNNHHLLNDVFAAENGATRDEDANSQILSDYTSASNTNTNSGYSSNGYYSFANISDNTTSSPRIIANQNEVINRLTTSDSNKSDYIASHDSQGNDSLHYSSSSVVRNQLHSMEVIPEGNVAGSISTASQTIPTADNASYNISSSSASTISLKKSTSKRDIPLSMQETKSKGKSKSEKHTKATGKKSGPVPKPKKRLNRIPTIKRVESSESSNYRYSSGGSSKSISPHCCLKRSKAIRCKGGLLYYFTSLGIRIKKKLFKLRLVIRRKLFSYNDQKVNSTLKSKNSRFKPKITKNPKKGEPGSVTGNSCSTPRQKRTQRYVSNLQRSISSKSLVPVLAPQNKSDSLTINTKFGAKVPESDNPTIVTKTPKGPLVRYTPSLRRTNSSIRRAASILTSSAAMTPVNNRNSFISVSDSINHTVTRNSSAYSRSKLVRSQPSTTLNAIARQPSIVVENKVIPLSMNRYSIKEEDEYVIDTSSMRGLSPVNSVSSSDYHRESSDSHSSYADAMETVEENSEGILKTDNNVQTSDLKHEGISNEESYTLMKHYLSTIIAQRIMLRVQIARLQEPKNSAVYMNKSAETNSTIYGDLVDSLLTEYETDGCSSQTFDGTLVKIEGDGEGEEDKEKEERSLVEEADELPELSPMRKQRDLSITLRSPFAMLNSAYSSSILSLPTGTVKRSLTLPVGMKI
- the PRM4 gene encoding pheromone-regulated protein PRM4 (similar to Saccharomyces cerevisiae PRM4 (YPL156C); ancestral locus Anc_8.679) — translated: MIADSSILKKRTSTKRSTRIVSLTLVLLGIVSFLVLTWNDSLEFSENSTDLSQSRKENKEEDKKRLIYKLPNLLKTVDSLLESKENELYFLKVKEEISHIQSEVEVDIPAPSSMISSTFSSTSSPTDDIVTSSTTSTINSQSSSMISQKKYDYKNFDPKANFLDIIKTSPAVLFIKSSQSDSIFLRNLLQKEFEISPELATVDLEKHSRGYELEKYIKQNKLNIDPDIALESIHPPYLFLNGVSLINNGIEKDIIEPHSKGSLLSVLKSEARGNLLVEKKDIPSNS
- the TGS1 gene encoding RNA methyltransferase (similar to Saccharomyces cerevisiae TGS1 (YPL157W); ancestral locus Anc_8.680); this encodes MGRTFIHASRIRQTARKRKHHSKFKTLINLLENNAYKIESSKPLHNGKLYKYWKNRRHLFSKIDTSPIYMTDELWFSVTPERIACFLTNFVKACMPNAERILDVFCGGGGNTIQFAMQFPYVYGVDYSIDHIYCTAKNAQSYGVDDRIWLKRGSWKKLVSKNKLSKVKYDCVFGSPPWGGPEYLKNDVYDLEHNLMPMGITKLLKSFLKLSPNVIMFLPRNSDLSQLSRATRKILGPFAKCKVLYVKENGYMKGIFCMWGECFFNYEPVSEENNLMEVCSENEEHSREEEHESTKANRDNGIDIYKLDG
- the KIP2 gene encoding Kip2p (similar to Saccharomyces cerevisiae KIP2 (YPL155C); ancestral locus Anc_8.678), which codes for MIQKMSPSLRRPPTRSSSGSSNIPQSPSVRSTSSFSNLTRNSIRNVSSSGSQSISSSSTRSNSPLRSVSTKSDPFLHPGRIRARRSDSINNISRKNDTYTGSITVTIRPKPRSVGPSHDNMGLKTPRHFQSRTNSQQGGNTFTRDPWFITNDRTIVHEEIGEFKFDHVFASHCTNLEVYEKTSKPMIDKLLMGFNATIFAYGMTGSGKTFTMSGNEQELGLIPLSVSYLFTNIMEQSMNGDKKFDVVISYLEIYNERIYDLLESGLEESGSRLGTPSRSYMSKNNSNALGVELKIRDDSQYGVKVIGLTERRCESSEDLLRWIAVGDKSRKIGETDYNARSSRSHAIVLIRLTSTDVRDGTSRSSTLSLCDLAGSERATGQQERRKEGSFINKSLLALGTVISKLSADKTNSVGSIIPTTPTSSGNSSSSSSSSSGSIVSNSNTSSNHIPYRDSKLTRLLQPALSGDSIVTTICTVDTRNDAAAETMNTLRFASRAKNVSLHVSKKSIINNGNYDGDKDRTIELLRRQLEDQHRLISELKDRANLGERSTQSSNENNYKDNNVIVSHKDPNLALMKAENRILKYKLDNCEKLLDKDVVDLQDSEIMEIVEMLPLEVGTLLETKIQGLESQIRQYRKYTQKLEDKIMAMEKSGYNAKLSAPCDGTEVMELQKMLERKDKMIEALQCAKRLRDRALKPLTNTQQSPLSVVQNDKLTR